The segment CGACGGCCGCTGGTTCCGGCACCTCAACCTGCGCCGGCGGGCCGACGGCGCGATGGAGTTCCTGACCCGGCCGGTCGCGCCCTACCTCGTCCCCGTCGACGGGCTGGAACCGCCCGCCGGAGAGGTCGAACTGCTCGGCACCGTCGAGGCGATGGTGGTCGGCCGGACCGGAGTGAGCGCCGCCGCCCCCGACCGGACGGCCGCCGCCGGGGCGGCCAGACCGCGCGGCCGGGTGCTGGAAGTCCTGCGGGCCGAGGGCCCGGCGGTCATCGGCTACCTGACCGACCCCGACCCGGACGTCCGGCTGGCCGCCGTCGCCGCCCTCACCGAACACACCCCCGACGGCACCGGCCGCGCGCTGGCCGCCGCGCTCGGCGACCCCGACGGGCGGGTCCGCGGCGCGGCCACCGCCGGCCTGCGCGAACTGGTCGAGGTGCTCGACGCCTCGCTCGGGGACGCGCTGGCCGCCGCCGCCGACTCCCCCGACCCGGTGGTCCGGGCCAGCGTCCAGGAACTCGCCCGCGCCCTGCGGACCGGCTCGGTGGAGCTGTTCGCCGCCGGCCTGCGCGACCCGGAGACACCGGTACGGCTCCAGGCCGTCCGCGGCCTGGTCGCCCTGGACGCGGCCGCCGCGCTGGCCGCCGGCGCGGCCGACCCCGCCCGCGAGGTCCGGGTCGCCGTCGGCGAAGGACTGGGCGCCGTCGGCTCCCCCACCGCCGCCCCGACCCTCGCCCGGCTCGCCGCCGACCCGGACCCGCTCGTCCGGGCCGGCGCCCTCACCGGCGCCGCCGCCCTCGGCGGAGCCGGCCTGGCCGACCTCGCCGAACGCCCCGACCCGGCCTGGCAGGTCCGCAAGGCCGCCGCGGGCGTCCTCGGCGCCGCCGGCCGCTGGCCGGCGCTGGCCGCCCTGGCCGCGGACGGGAACGCCGACGTCCGCAAGGCCGCCGTCCGCGCGCTGGCGGCGGGCACCGCCGAACCGGCCGTCGAGGCGGCCCTGCGCGAACGCCTCGCGGACGGCGACGCGGACGTCCGGGCGTACGCCCGGCTGGCGCTGAAGGGGGCGTAGCGGCCGGTCGGGAGCGCGACCGGGGGCGCGCGGTGCACCCGCGCGCCCCCGGCCATCAGCCGTCGACCGGACCGCCGGACCGTCAGACCGTCAGACCGCGGCTGATCAGGTCGATCAGGGCGAAGGCGAACAGCGAGATGCCGACGAACCCGTTGGTGGAGAAGAACGCCCGGTTCAGCCGGGACAGGTCGTGCGGCTTGACGATGGTGTGCTCGTAGACGAACGCCCCGGCCACCACGGCGAGCCCGCACCAGAAGAACGCGCCCGCGTCGGTCAGCACCGCGTACCAGGCGAGCAGCGCGGTGGTGACCGCGTGGCAGACCCGGGCGCCGGTGATCGCGGCGGGGACGCCGAACCGGGCCGGGACGGAGCGCACGCCGGTGCCGCGGTCGGCCGCGACGTCCTGGCAGGCGTAGATCAGGTCGAAGCCGCCGATCCAGACGCCGACCGCCAGGCCGAGCACCACCGCCTCCCAGGACCAGCTGCCGGTGACCGCCAGCCAGGCCCCGATCGGGCCCATCGCCTGGGCCAGGCCGAGGATCGCCTGCGGGAAGTCGGTGAACCGCTTGCCGTACGGGTAGACCACCATCGGGACGACCGCGACCGGCGCCAGCAGCAGGCAGAGCGGGTTCAGCAGCGCCGCCGAGCCGAGGAAGACCACCAGCGCGACCGCCGAGCCGGTGTACGCGGTGCGCACCGAGACGGCGCCGGTGACCAGCTCGCGGCCGGCGGTGCGCGGGTTCCGGGCGTCGATCTCGCGGTCGATGATCCGGTTGGCGGCCATCGCGAAGGTGCGCAGGCCGACCATGCAGACGGTGACCAGCAGCAGCTCGCGCCAGTGCACCGACCGGTCGGCGAGGAACATCGCGGTGAGC is part of the Kitasatospora setae KM-6054 genome and harbors:
- the mqnP gene encoding menaquinone biosynthesis prenyltransferase MqnP; amino-acid sequence: MTTADAFEAPPSRTRAFLRLVAIEHSVFALPFAYIAALTAMFLADRSVHWRELLLVTVCMVGLRTFAMAANRIIDREIDARNPRTAGRELVTGAVSVRTAYTGSAVALVVFLGSAALLNPLCLLLAPVAVVPMVVYPYGKRFTDFPQAILGLAQAMGPIGAWLAVTGSWSWEAVVLGLAVGVWIGGFDLIYACQDVAADRGTGVRSVPARFGVPAAITGARVCHAVTTALLAWYAVLTDAGAFFWCGLAVVAGAFVYEHTIVKPHDLSRLNRAFFSTNGFVGISLFAFALIDLISRGLTV